In Terriglobus sp. TAA 43, a single window of DNA contains:
- a CDS encoding sulfite exporter TauE/SafE family protein, which produces MLHKRRGELCFGVPIHASLAFVLAIVFVATLVRSTFGFGEALIAVPLLSFVMPLQVAAPLAVLLSIAAAAVVVVQDWKHIHLKSAVGLLAATVFGIPIGLWLLTNPHQQMVKACLGILIMLFSAYSLWNSGTFHLKHENRPLLLLSGFLAGILGGAYGMNGPPLVVYGSLRRWSPQHFRATIHAYFLPASILGMVGYWSAGLWTRTVTNEFLFSLPAMLPAVFAGRALNRRFSGTGFLKYVYVGLILIGAILFVGTITHRI; this is translated from the coding sequence ATGCTGCACAAACGGCGTGGAGAACTCTGTTTCGGAGTCCCCATTCACGCCTCTCTTGCATTCGTCCTGGCCATCGTTTTTGTGGCCACGCTGGTTCGGTCCACCTTTGGATTTGGCGAAGCTCTGATCGCAGTTCCTCTGCTGTCGTTTGTGATGCCGTTGCAGGTAGCTGCACCGCTGGCAGTACTGCTCTCCATCGCAGCCGCAGCTGTTGTCGTCGTTCAGGATTGGAAACACATTCATCTGAAAAGTGCTGTCGGATTACTCGCAGCCACTGTCTTCGGCATTCCTATCGGCCTGTGGCTGCTGACCAATCCTCACCAGCAAATGGTGAAAGCATGTCTCGGCATTCTGATCATGCTGTTCTCGGCCTATTCGCTGTGGAACTCTGGCACATTTCATCTCAAACATGAGAATCGACCATTGCTTCTGCTCTCAGGATTTCTCGCAGGCATTCTCGGCGGCGCCTACGGCATGAACGGCCCACCGCTGGTCGTGTACGGCTCTCTCCGCAGATGGTCACCACAGCACTTCCGCGCAACCATCCATGCGTATTTTCTGCCTGCCAGCATTTTGGGAATGGTCGGCTACTGGAGCGCAGGCCTGTGGACACGCACTGTCACCAACGAATTCCTCTTCTCACTACCAGCAATGCTCCCCGCAGTCTTCGCAGGCCGAGCGCTCAATCGCCGCTTCTCCGGCACAGGATTCCTGAAGTACGTCTACGTCGGACTGATCCTCATCGGAGCAATCCTCTTTGTGGGAACAATCACTCACCGCATATAA
- a CDS encoding DNA-3-methyladenine glycosylase translates to MAHTARTRKPPYDVDEAAAALSAADPKLAKVIAKAGPPRLRIAGSQSPFEALTEAIIYQQLHGKAAASIHARMIASFEDVCGLGVHPSPEHLLECPTIQLRSAGLSANKTLALRDLAAKTLDGTVPTLAKIRRMSDEDIIEHLTQVRGIGKWTVEMMLIFRLGRPDVLPVDDYGVRKGFALTFGKLKPTDKVTNADLPKPAEMIKRGERWRPWRSIATWYLYRACDLAKPDAASKQPE, encoded by the coding sequence ATGGCCCACACTGCCCGCACACGCAAGCCGCCCTATGATGTAGACGAGGCCGCCGCCGCTCTCTCCGCTGCCGATCCCAAGCTGGCGAAGGTCATCGCCAAGGCTGGGCCTCCGCGGCTGCGCATCGCAGGTTCGCAGAGTCCTTTTGAAGCGCTAACGGAAGCCATCATCTATCAGCAGCTCCACGGCAAAGCCGCGGCCAGCATCCACGCGCGCATGATCGCCAGCTTTGAAGACGTCTGTGGACTCGGCGTGCATCCTTCACCGGAACACCTGCTTGAATGCCCCACGATTCAACTTCGTTCGGCAGGCCTCTCAGCAAACAAAACGCTCGCCCTGCGCGACCTCGCGGCGAAGACACTCGACGGCACCGTGCCCACCCTGGCGAAGATCCGCCGCATGTCCGACGAAGACATCATCGAACACCTCACACAGGTGCGCGGCATCGGCAAATGGACCGTGGAGATGATGCTCATCTTCCGCCTCGGACGACCGGACGTTCTCCCCGTCGACGACTACGGCGTACGCAAGGGCTTCGCGCTCACGTTCGGTAAACTGAAGCCCACCGACAAAGTCACGAACGCAGACCTGCCCAAGCCCGCCGAGATGATCAAGCGCGGCGAACGCTGGCGTCCGTGGCGCTCCATCGCAACCTGGTACCTGTACCGTGCCTGCGACCTGGCCAAGCCGGACGCAGCATCCAAACAACCCGAATAA
- a CDS encoding OPT family oligopeptide transporter has protein sequence MATISTPPPAFKPFVPAEESRPELTVRAIVIGALFGILFGAVTVYVGLKAGLTVAASIPISVLSISILRVLGRASILENNIVQTTGNAGQSIASGVIFTLPALIFLGFDLEYARIFALALFGGWIGVLFMIPLRRQLIVEEHGTLLYPEGTACADVLIAGERGGSFASRIFLGMGLGSLYTLFQNENLFRLWPGTPTYDFDMGPQHLLKGGSIRADATSEYLGVGYIIGPRVAGIMLAGGVFSWLVLMPAIYFFGSHLTGPLYPGTVPIHDMSPSDLWRTYIRPMGAGAVAAAGCLTLLRTLPTIASALMGSLKAKKSAGAEVKARTSRDLPNSFVYGGSVLLVLIMWAFLYFKPVPGAQVGLWANLAAALLIVVFGFLFVTVSARIVGIVGSSASPVSGMTIATLMATAAIFLVQGWTAPAFGALAITVGGVVCIAASNAGDTAQDLKTGYIIGATPWKTQLAVMIGVVVSTFVIGITLSAMNKAFESFRPMATPMAVTLSSLPEGLQDKGTFPRPHISVVDPKNSGAKQEINDATRYELINAIGSAQLEDGKYLLNRDTGKLEIQWVQGIGSEKVAAPQGRLMATVINGILSRKLPWSLVLLGVALVLAVELLGVRSLTLAVGAYLSIATTLAIFVGSMVRWMADAAIAKARARDRAIRMQLAAEALAAAPEGAVVAVLTEDELLRGEVRLTDAEQAELTGNEPLTDLDNEEISPGSLFASGLIAAGGITGLIGVAVAAMESFSEERGGHWQLWRFSHGNPLDHDPVAIVMFGLLAFSLYYFARKPLDTK, from the coding sequence ATGGCCACTATCAGCACGCCCCCGCCTGCCTTCAAACCGTTTGTTCCTGCTGAGGAGTCGCGTCCGGAATTGACCGTTCGCGCCATTGTGATTGGCGCGTTGTTCGGCATTCTGTTTGGCGCGGTGACGGTTTATGTGGGGTTGAAGGCCGGACTGACGGTTGCGGCTTCGATTCCGATTTCGGTGCTGTCGATTTCGATCCTGCGGGTGCTGGGGCGAGCGTCGATTTTGGAAAACAACATTGTTCAGACGACGGGCAATGCTGGGCAGTCGATTGCTTCGGGCGTGATTTTCACGCTGCCCGCGCTGATCTTCCTGGGTTTTGATCTGGAGTATGCCCGCATCTTTGCGCTGGCGCTGTTCGGCGGATGGATCGGCGTCCTGTTCATGATTCCGCTGCGACGACAGTTGATTGTGGAAGAGCATGGCACGCTGTTGTATCCGGAAGGCACGGCATGCGCAGATGTGTTGATTGCGGGTGAGCGCGGCGGATCATTTGCGTCGCGCATTTTTCTGGGCATGGGGCTGGGTTCGCTCTACACGCTGTTCCAGAACGAAAACCTGTTCCGTCTTTGGCCCGGCACGCCGACTTACGACTTTGATATGGGACCGCAGCATCTGCTGAAGGGCGGGTCGATTCGCGCGGATGCCACTTCGGAATATCTCGGCGTTGGCTACATCATTGGGCCGCGCGTTGCGGGCATCATGCTGGCGGGTGGTGTTTTCAGTTGGCTTGTGTTGATGCCGGCGATTTACTTCTTTGGATCGCACCTGACGGGGCCGCTGTATCCGGGCACTGTGCCCATTCATGACATGAGTCCCAGCGATCTGTGGCGCACTTATATCCGTCCGATGGGCGCGGGCGCGGTGGCTGCTGCGGGATGCCTCACGTTGCTGCGTACGCTGCCGACGATTGCGAGCGCACTGATGGGGTCGCTGAAGGCGAAGAAGTCAGCCGGCGCAGAGGTGAAGGCACGCACTTCGCGCGATCTGCCGAACAGTTTCGTCTACGGCGGTTCGGTACTGTTGGTGCTCATCATGTGGGCGTTCCTGTACTTCAAGCCGGTGCCGGGTGCGCAGGTGGGGCTGTGGGCGAACCTTGCGGCTGCGTTGCTGATTGTGGTCTTTGGATTTTTGTTTGTTACGGTGAGCGCGCGCATTGTGGGCATTGTGGGTTCGTCTGCGTCGCCGGTGAGCGGCATGACGATTGCCACGCTGATGGCAACAGCGGCGATCTTCCTGGTGCAGGGATGGACAGCGCCAGCGTTCGGTGCGCTGGCGATTACGGTGGGTGGTGTGGTGTGTATTGCCGCGAGCAATGCGGGCGATACGGCGCAGGATTTGAAGACGGGTTACATCATCGGCGCAACACCGTGGAAGACACAGCTTGCCGTGATGATTGGCGTGGTGGTGAGCACGTTTGTCATTGGCATTACGCTGAGTGCGATGAACAAGGCGTTTGAAAGTTTCCGCCCCATGGCGACGCCGATGGCGGTGACTCTGTCGTCGCTGCCGGAAGGTTTGCAGGACAAGGGGACGTTTCCGCGTCCGCACATCAGCGTGGTCGATCCGAAGAACAGCGGTGCGAAGCAGGAGATTAACGATGCTACGCGCTATGAACTGATCAACGCGATTGGTTCGGCGCAGTTGGAGGACGGCAAGTATCTGCTGAATCGCGATACGGGCAAGCTTGAGATTCAGTGGGTGCAGGGTATTGGCAGCGAGAAGGTGGCCGCGCCGCAGGGCCGGTTGATGGCGACTGTGATCAACGGCATTCTGAGCCGCAAGCTGCCTTGGTCGCTGGTTTTGTTGGGTGTTGCGTTGGTGTTGGCGGTGGAGTTGTTGGGGGTACGATCGCTGACACTTGCGGTGGGTGCGTACCTTTCGATTGCGACGACGCTGGCGATTTTCGTCGGCAGTATGGTGCGCTGGATGGCCGATGCTGCGATTGCAAAGGCGCGTGCGCGGGATCGAGCTATCCGTATGCAGCTTGCGGCTGAGGCCTTGGCCGCTGCTCCTGAAGGCGCTGTCGTTGCTGTGCTGACAGAAGACGAATTGTTGCGCGGCGAGGTGCGTCTGACCGATGCCGAGCAGGCGGAACTGACGGGCAATGAGCCGTTGACTGACCTTGATAACGAGGAGATCAGTCCGGGTTCGCTGTTTGCTTCGGGGCTGATTGCCGCTGGTGGAATCACTGGTTTGATCGGCGTAGCTGTCGCTGCGATGGAGAGCTTCTCAGAGGAGCGTGGTGGGCACTGGCAGTTGTGGCGCTTTTCGCATGGGAACCCGTTGGATCATGATCCGGTGGCGATCGTGATGTTTGGGCTGTTGGCGTTTTCGCTTTATTACTTTGCACGTAAGCCGCTGGATACGAAGTGA
- a CDS encoding DUF885 family protein, whose translation MPTSKLLCRVAAASFAVVSCVFAHASTQADVERLSTKFWEWRATEQPFTNDDIPRLDRAPGFVAHWSAADVAGYRKQIAAFEKEWRALDVSKQPVSTQVDYRLVGSAIARVYWELDVIPVWQRSPFFYVDQGLTATYTLLLQHRKFTPQMQHDVVVRLASLPRLLDEGKANLTDMRQPYAVIAMENLSKIEDRMGRFKDGIHAEAGFDAKELAEFDKAEDAAVKAMVGYREWLRPQVSGMKQQTAVGRDGYIWFLKNVALMSYTPEQIVQVGKLEFDRAVTFEALAQAANTGLPDLPVFPDVASQIADEEKQEVAMRKTMQAHGVLSDPAEVRHYHYVAVPAYIAPLGFLGVEDDLTGPDRLNEEGSSYKGKPRTDGGFFGNITARDTRPLTIHEGAPGHYEQMAWAWHNPDPVRRHYYDSETQEGIGFYAEEMMLVAGEFDKTPKVKEAIYSMMRLRALRVLVDVRLAMGEYTLQQAADYLKTTVPMDEGTARSEAAMFSSTPGQAITYQIGKSDIMKGLAEAKLKQGAAFSLQKYQDYVWSNGSVPFSLQRWELLGDVSDVPPIPASFVK comes from the coding sequence ATGCCTACATCCAAGCTGCTTTGCCGCGTTGCTGCCGCGTCCTTTGCTGTTGTTTCCTGCGTATTTGCACATGCTTCCACACAAGCCGATGTGGAACGCCTGAGCACGAAGTTCTGGGAATGGCGTGCGACGGAGCAGCCGTTTACGAATGACGATATTCCGCGTCTGGATCGTGCGCCGGGGTTTGTGGCGCATTGGTCGGCGGCGGATGTGGCGGGATACCGGAAACAGATTGCGGCGTTTGAGAAGGAATGGCGCGCGCTGGATGTGAGCAAGCAGCCCGTGAGTACGCAGGTGGATTATCGCCTCGTTGGATCGGCGATTGCCCGCGTGTATTGGGAGCTGGATGTGATTCCGGTGTGGCAGCGGAGCCCGTTCTTCTATGTCGATCAAGGACTGACAGCGACGTATACATTGCTACTGCAGCACCGGAAGTTCACGCCGCAGATGCAGCACGATGTGGTGGTGCGGCTGGCGAGTTTGCCGCGTCTGCTGGATGAGGGCAAGGCGAACCTGACGGATATGCGGCAGCCGTATGCCGTGATCGCCATGGAGAACTTGTCGAAGATTGAAGATCGCATGGGGCGCTTTAAGGACGGCATCCATGCGGAGGCTGGCTTTGATGCGAAGGAGCTTGCCGAGTTCGATAAGGCTGAAGATGCGGCGGTGAAGGCGATGGTGGGGTATCGCGAATGGCTGCGTCCGCAGGTGTCGGGCATGAAACAGCAGACGGCGGTGGGGCGCGATGGCTACATCTGGTTTCTGAAGAACGTTGCGCTGATGAGCTACACACCCGAGCAGATTGTGCAGGTCGGCAAGCTGGAGTTCGATCGGGCCGTGACGTTTGAGGCCTTGGCGCAGGCCGCGAATACAGGACTGCCGGACCTGCCGGTGTTTCCGGATGTGGCATCGCAGATAGCCGATGAAGAGAAGCAGGAAGTGGCGATGCGAAAGACCATGCAGGCACATGGTGTGTTGAGTGATCCGGCGGAGGTGCGGCATTACCACTACGTGGCGGTTCCGGCTTACATTGCGCCGCTGGGTTTTCTGGGTGTTGAGGACGACCTTACCGGGCCTGATCGTTTGAACGAAGAGGGTTCCAGCTACAAGGGCAAGCCGCGTACGGATGGCGGATTCTTTGGCAACATTACGGCGCGCGATACGCGGCCGTTGACCATTCACGAAGGCGCGCCGGGACATTACGAGCAGATGGCGTGGGCGTGGCACAACCCCGATCCGGTGCGGCGGCATTACTACGATTCGGAGACGCAGGAAGGCATCGGTTTCTATGCGGAAGAGATGATGCTGGTGGCGGGCGAGTTCGACAAGACGCCTAAGGTGAAGGAAGCCATTTACAGCATGATGCGTCTGCGTGCGTTGCGTGTATTGGTGGATGTGAGGCTGGCTATGGGTGAGTACACGCTGCAACAGGCGGCGGATTATCTGAAGACGACCGTGCCAATGGATGAAGGAACTGCTCGCAGCGAGGCGGCGATGTTCTCGTCCACGCCGGGGCAGGCCATCACGTATCAGATTGGCAAGAGCGACATCATGAAGGGGCTAGCCGAAGCGAAGCTGAAGCAGGGGGCCGCGTTCTCATTGCAGAAGTATCAGGACTATGTGTGGAGCAACGGCAGCGTGCCGTTCAGCCTGCAGCGGTGGGAACTGCTGGGCGATGTGAGCGACGTGCCACCGATTCCTGCGAGCTTCGTGAAGTAG
- a CDS encoding histidine triad nucleotide-binding protein yields the protein MAADCIFCRIAAGTIPSTKVFEDDRVFAFRDLHPVAPTHVLVIPKEHIASTAHAVETHEALLGHLLLVAAKVAEQEGLAKGFRVVTNTGADGGQTVDHLHLHVLGGRSMTWPPG from the coding sequence ATGGCTGCTGACTGCATCTTCTGCCGCATTGCCGCGGGGACCATTCCTTCCACGAAAGTGTTTGAGGACGATCGCGTTTTTGCGTTTCGTGATCTGCATCCCGTTGCGCCGACGCATGTGCTGGTGATTCCGAAGGAGCATATTGCCTCTACCGCGCATGCCGTGGAGACGCATGAGGCGCTGCTGGGGCATCTTCTGCTGGTTGCCGCGAAGGTGGCGGAGCAGGAGGGGCTGGCGAAGGGATTTCGCGTGGTGACAAACACCGGCGCAGATGGCGGCCAGACGGTGGACCATTTGCATCTGCATGTTCTGGGTGGCCGTTCCATGACGTGGCCTCCGGGCTAA
- a CDS encoding TIGR03435 family protein, protein MFRAVALGIVMAAGVAAAQSPAVSFEVATIKPVDPGPQAGRFLRMENDHRFLATNFTLKLLIAAAYDLNPRTITGGPGWTDSDKFTIEALTPGEKRPDHDQQMLMLRTLLHDRFHLAFHRVPKVFSIYEITVAKGGIQFDTAGAPDREPMVTSVVYPDHLEMPARNASMDDFARVMQRAILDRPVVNKTGLTGRYDFDLDWVPDETQFGGAIPVPQDSKSPPLLVAMREQLGLEMKATRGPIDTLVIDKADKPEN, encoded by the coding sequence ATGTTCAGGGCTGTGGCATTGGGTATCGTCATGGCGGCAGGAGTCGCCGCGGCGCAATCCCCCGCGGTCAGCTTTGAAGTCGCCACCATCAAACCAGTGGATCCAGGCCCGCAGGCAGGCCGGTTCCTCCGTATGGAGAATGACCACCGCTTCCTCGCCACTAACTTCACGCTCAAGCTGCTTATCGCCGCGGCCTATGATCTGAACCCGCGCACCATCACGGGTGGCCCCGGTTGGACCGACTCTGACAAGTTCACCATTGAAGCGCTAACACCCGGCGAGAAGCGCCCGGACCACGACCAGCAGATGCTGATGCTGCGCACACTTCTGCATGACCGCTTCCATCTGGCTTTTCACCGCGTACCGAAAGTCTTCTCTATTTACGAAATCACCGTGGCCAAGGGCGGCATACAGTTCGACACAGCGGGCGCACCCGACCGCGAGCCGATGGTCACCAGCGTCGTTTACCCCGACCACCTCGAAATGCCCGCGCGCAACGCCAGCATGGACGACTTCGCACGCGTGATGCAGCGAGCCATCCTCGATCGCCCCGTCGTGAACAAGACCGGCCTCACCGGCCGCTATGACTTCGATCTGGATTGGGTGCCCGACGAAACTCAATTCGGCGGTGCCATCCCCGTACCGCAGGATTCCAAGAGCCCACCGCTGCTCGTCGCCATGCGCGAACAGCTCGGCCTGGAGATGAAGGCCACCCGCGGCCCCATCGACACACTCGTCATCGACAAAGCTGACAAACCCGAGAACTAA
- a CDS encoding glycoside hydrolase family 28 protein has product MRFLPAVLIALAATTAAAQTTCDAHTYGAKGDGKTNDTAAIQKAINTCAPKHGTVVLKGGTFVSAPLTLKSDLTLSIAEGSELLGSRNLDDYPIREDAKWRRVALLHADHVSNLRITGGGVIDGSGDMFWELAHTHRIAGDTSGSGGFPRPMLLDITESQHLTFDHITLQNSPMYNFTFFFCDGIKIDHAIIRNPATGAPNTDGIDPFSSKNIEISNVDIDTGDDDIALKSGLVERDPKIGPVEHVYIHDSIFRHGHGLSVGSELAGGINDVRVENVTMEHTEAGVRIKSNRTRGNDIHDLHYKNITMTGVGQPIQITEYYPKWPAAGTDTAKPVDAHTPRFHDISLEGITATGAKDAIIIGIPEMPIRNLTLTNVKIESEKGLQIRNADVTMKNVTITPKSGDPITKEEGANITRR; this is encoded by the coding sequence ATGCGCTTCCTTCCAGCCGTCCTCATCGCCCTCGCCGCCACAACCGCCGCCGCACAGACCACCTGCGACGCGCACACCTACGGCGCAAAGGGCGACGGCAAGACCAACGATACCGCCGCCATCCAGAAGGCCATCAATACCTGCGCGCCCAAGCACGGCACCGTCGTCCTGAAGGGCGGCACCTTCGTCTCCGCACCGCTCACACTCAAGAGCGACCTGACACTCTCCATCGCGGAAGGCAGCGAGCTCCTCGGCTCCCGCAATCTGGACGACTACCCCATCCGCGAAGATGCCAAGTGGCGTCGCGTCGCACTCCTGCACGCCGACCACGTCTCCAACCTCCGCATCACCGGCGGCGGCGTCATCGACGGCAGCGGCGACATGTTCTGGGAACTCGCCCACACCCATCGCATCGCAGGCGACACCAGCGGTAGCGGCGGCTTCCCGCGCCCCATGCTCCTCGACATCACAGAGTCGCAGCATCTGACCTTTGACCACATCACACTGCAGAACTCGCCCATGTACAACTTCACCTTCTTCTTCTGCGACGGCATCAAGATCGACCACGCCATCATTCGCAACCCCGCCACCGGCGCGCCAAACACCGACGGCATCGACCCGTTCAGCTCAAAGAACATCGAGATCAGCAACGTCGACATCGACACCGGCGACGACGACATCGCTCTCAAAAGCGGCCTCGTCGAGCGCGATCCCAAGATCGGCCCCGTGGAACACGTCTACATCCACGACAGCATCTTCCGCCACGGCCACGGCCTCAGCGTGGGCAGCGAACTCGCCGGTGGCATCAACGACGTGCGCGTGGAAAACGTCACCATGGAACACACCGAAGCAGGCGTCCGCATCAAGAGCAATCGCACCCGCGGCAATGACATCCACGACCTGCACTACAAGAACATCACCATGACCGGCGTAGGCCAGCCCATCCAGATCACCGAGTACTACCCCAAGTGGCCCGCCGCAGGCACCGACACGGCAAAGCCCGTCGACGCACACACGCCGCGCTTCCACGACATCTCGCTCGAAGGCATCACCGCCACCGGAGCGAAGGACGCCATCATCATCGGCATCCCTGAAATGCCTATCCGCAACCTCACTCTGACCAACGTAAAGATCGAAAGCGAAAAGGGCCTTCAGATCCGCAACGCCGACGTCACGATGAAGAACGTCACCATCACACCCAAGTCAGGCGACCCCATCACCAAAGAAGAAGGCGCCAATATAACCCGTCGCTAA
- a CDS encoding DUF2059 domain-containing protein produces MKKIVCVAALVLCMCRVSFADDASKRAKIDEMFTLMNMEQTLSRLADQQTGQMKQIMPQLLAGQTIGPDDQKQIDAFMDQLTAMVRDAIQWNKLKPQYLDLYAATYDETTIDGMLAFYRTDAGRAMVAKQPELVSKSQAIAQAQLTAVQPKMQAAFEDFAAKMAKSAAAKQK; encoded by the coding sequence ATGAAGAAGATTGTTTGTGTTGCAGCGTTAGTGCTGTGCATGTGCCGTGTGTCGTTTGCGGATGATGCTTCGAAGCGCGCCAAGATTGACGAAATGTTTACGCTGATGAACATGGAGCAGACTCTGAGTCGGCTTGCGGATCAGCAGACGGGGCAGATGAAGCAGATCATGCCGCAGCTTCTGGCCGGGCAGACAATTGGTCCGGATGATCAGAAGCAGATTGATGCGTTCATGGATCAGCTCACTGCCATGGTGCGTGATGCTATTCAGTGGAACAAGCTGAAGCCGCAATATCTAGATCTATACGCGGCTACCTATGACGAGACGACGATCGATGGCATGCTGGCCTTCTATCGCACGGATGCCGGGCGCGCGATGGTGGCGAAGCAGCCGGAGTTGGTTTCGAAGTCGCAGGCCATTGCGCAGGCACAACTGACGGCTGTGCAACCGAAGATGCAGGCCGCGTTTGAGGACTTTGCCGCAAAGATGGCGAAGAGCGCTGCTGCAAAACAGAAGTAG
- a CDS encoding DUF2251 domain-containing protein, translating to MDSLTFRVGSGRLVSYSPTRELPWRVVFEDEGVAAYCYACDGRLATVEDEFDITVLDSMLVYNVAAMRREPEGDRERLLTVEWSRDGQQAALRLDGVPQVLVDFERRESFCRSDFPNFMDDGSHRWRTTTHAWDDAAMTRFEEAALAAQ from the coding sequence ATGGACTCCCTCACCTTCCGCGTAGGCTCCGGCCGTCTCGTCAGCTACTCCCCCACCCGCGAACTTCCGTGGCGCGTGGTGTTCGAGGATGAGGGCGTCGCTGCCTACTGCTACGCCTGCGATGGCCGCCTGGCCACCGTAGAAGACGAGTTCGACATCACAGTGCTCGACTCCATGCTGGTTTACAACGTTGCCGCCATGCGCCGCGAGCCGGAAGGTGATCGCGAACGCCTGCTTACCGTGGAATGGAGCCGCGACGGCCAGCAGGCCGCCCTTCGCCTCGACGGTGTACCGCAGGTACTGGTCGACTTTGAGCGCCGTGAGAGCTTCTGCCGCAGCGACTTCCCCAACTTCATGGACGACGGCAGCCACCGCTGGCGCACCACCACGCACGCCTGGGACGACGCCGCGATGACTCGCTTCGAAGAAGCTGCCCTCGCGGCACAATAG
- a CDS encoding NAD(P)/FAD-dependent oxidoreductase, translated as MIEEFDVVVLGSGEAGKYLAWTLAESGMRTAMVERRWIGGSCPNIACLPTKNVIHSAKVASLMRRSAEFGLSAGEVRVDMEGVRARKRRMVDALVQVHEKRYAASGTELVLGQGTFVAPRTLQVAMNDGGSRTLRGAKVIISTGSRATIPDLPGMKEAAPMTHIEALELDVVPDHLLVLGGGYIGLEMAQAMRRFGARVTIVERNHRVLPREDDDAVAELTAMCQREGIDVLTGVELQRVEGRSGGEVSLYGLRDGIPFLITGSHLLASAGRTPNNAGIGLEAAGVELTERGFIRVNDRLETTAENTWAVGDCAGSPQFTHAAFDDFRIVRDNLRGGSRSTRARLMPFALFTDPEFARVGLSESEARQQGIPYRLVKIPMAAVLRTRTLSEETGFLKALLHAENDSILGFTAVGVEAGEILGVVELAMRTGAPYTAIRDAVLPHPTMAEGLTVLFGQKPVLHA; from the coding sequence TTGATTGAAGAGTTTGATGTTGTTGTGCTGGGTAGTGGCGAGGCTGGTAAATACCTTGCATGGACGTTGGCGGAGAGTGGGATGCGCACTGCAATGGTGGAGCGCCGATGGATTGGCGGATCGTGCCCAAACATTGCCTGCCTGCCCACGAAGAATGTGATTCACAGTGCGAAGGTCGCATCGCTGATGCGACGCTCCGCAGAGTTTGGTTTGTCTGCGGGTGAAGTACGTGTGGATATGGAGGGTGTGCGAGCGCGCAAGCGTCGCATGGTGGATGCGCTGGTGCAGGTTCACGAGAAGCGCTACGCCGCCAGCGGAACGGAACTGGTGCTGGGGCAGGGCACGTTTGTGGCACCACGTACGTTGCAGGTTGCGATGAACGATGGTGGCAGCCGTACGCTGCGTGGCGCGAAAGTGATCATCAGCACCGGAAGTCGTGCAACGATTCCCGATCTGCCTGGCATGAAGGAAGCTGCGCCGATGACCCACATTGAAGCGTTGGAGCTGGACGTGGTGCCGGATCATCTGCTGGTTTTGGGTGGCGGATACATCGGGTTGGAGATGGCGCAGGCGATGCGTCGATTTGGAGCGCGCGTCACGATCGTGGAGCGGAATCATCGTGTGTTGCCGCGTGAAGATGACGATGCGGTGGCGGAATTGACGGCGATGTGTCAGCGCGAAGGCATCGATGTGCTGACAGGCGTGGAATTGCAGCGTGTGGAAGGCCGAAGTGGTGGGGAAGTATCGCTCTATGGGCTGCGTGATGGTATTCCGTTTTTGATTACGGGATCGCACCTGTTAGCGTCTGCGGGCAGGACGCCGAACAATGCCGGTATTGGCCTGGAGGCTGCAGGTGTTGAGCTAACGGAGCGCGGGTTTATCCGCGTGAACGATCGGTTGGAAACCACTGCGGAGAACACATGGGCTGTGGGTGATTGTGCGGGAAGCCCGCAGTTTACGCATGCTGCGTTTGATGATTTCCGCATTGTTCGCGATAACCTTCGTGGCGGAAGCCGCAGCACGCGTGCTCGACTGATGCCTTTTGCGTTGTTTACTGACCCTGAGTTTGCACGCGTTGGATTGAGTGAAAGCGAGGCCCGGCAGCAGGGCATTCCGTATCGGCTGGTGAAGATTCCCATGGCGGCGGTGTTGCGCACGCGCACGTTGAGCGAGGAGACGGGATTCCTGAAGGCTCTGCTGCACGCGGAGAATGACAGCATTCTTGGGTTCACCGCGGTGGGTGTGGAAGCCGGCGAGATTCTTGGCGTGGTGGAGCTTGCGATGCGGACCGGTGCGCCGTACACGGCGATTCGAGATGCTGTGTTGCCGCATCCCACTATGGCCGAAGGACTGACGGTTCTGTTTGGGCAAAAGCCCGTGTTGCACGCATAG